A single region of the Halopiger xanaduensis SH-6 genome encodes:
- a CDS encoding phospholipase D family protein, whose protein sequence is MSDNPNTLLEAEIEFADTGETATLELATLKRWQNFQTYFTSDIRRIRAVTYSESPEMLDRVFDAIDVDEMEVVVGDHTKDYRESLRGKEQLAARLERLQREDRLQIVLPALRNNEVHSKLYLLEHEDGTRTNIVGSPNLSKKAWESVYQKNVIVVFRTDGNQRIDSVFDEWYAEMRDYGDVFMEDLTERVEELPNEQQEEEVHAWIAGRTTSDSEEAEVEQALTDRLEEANVRKATIVGDFEEDEADITVSFTDDEEASDVHISQSLQGYESVPGEWQDEFRSLDGSIEGSKLRASPGAISRHSKEKFGAPKMWFTDDDRLVLQTPEDLQLDLMREVPDDPDRVDTALAQLEEYFEAVDEFGKTDHPEAVKAQMFEAIIWFFWAPFINRYASVYKSRGIDLDKFLPSLYIYGEPGSGKGTLARYAFHLLSDGHVSEPEDGDNLNKTALRSVRQVDSVFPVVFDDINPSDLDTEAYLNFRQKHWTGDSDFPALAFISNDNLPRSRIQHRAKTLYLDVQFDQTHKTAEYASKLTKRSNPLFTWFAHEFRNRDIAIREKDDDTLAEARNVFVDLYDAAGRELPDYFPHQPAEERYDLGKFLWQDAVDGDLVEFQRRNGKLVAEFDESLGVFSSVRQYARCLPNEARASNDGHQVVIKEEDAVRDWFPFDIETTDGLLSRLLR, encoded by the coding sequence ATGAGCGATAACCCGAACACGCTGCTGGAGGCAGAGATCGAGTTCGCCGACACAGGCGAGACGGCCACACTCGAACTGGCCACGCTGAAGCGATGGCAGAACTTCCAGACGTACTTCACCTCGGACATCCGGAGGATTCGCGCCGTAACTTATTCGGAGTCACCGGAGATGCTCGACCGTGTTTTCGACGCCATCGATGTCGACGAGATGGAGGTAGTGGTCGGCGACCACACGAAGGACTACCGGGAGTCGCTACGCGGGAAGGAACAACTTGCGGCCCGTCTTGAGCGGCTCCAGCGCGAGGATCGGCTCCAGATTGTATTGCCGGCGCTCCGGAACAACGAGGTTCACTCGAAGCTCTACCTCCTCGAACACGAGGACGGCACGCGGACGAACATCGTGGGCTCGCCTAACCTCAGCAAGAAGGCGTGGGAGTCAGTCTACCAAAAGAACGTCATCGTCGTTTTCCGTACCGACGGCAACCAGCGGATTGATTCCGTCTTCGACGAGTGGTATGCCGAGATGCGCGACTACGGTGACGTGTTCATGGAGGATCTCACCGAACGCGTCGAGGAACTCCCTAACGAACAGCAGGAAGAGGAGGTACACGCGTGGATTGCTGGTCGAACGACCTCGGACTCGGAGGAGGCTGAGGTTGAGCAGGCACTCACCGATCGCCTTGAAGAGGCGAACGTTCGGAAGGCTACAATCGTCGGCGACTTTGAGGAGGACGAGGCCGACATCACGGTTTCGTTCACAGATGACGAGGAGGCCAGCGACGTTCACATCTCCCAGTCACTGCAGGGCTACGAGAGCGTACCCGGCGAGTGGCAAGATGAGTTCCGCTCGCTTGACGGATCGATTGAAGGCAGCAAGCTTCGAGCCTCGCCGGGCGCCATCAGTCGTCACTCCAAGGAGAAGTTTGGGGCGCCCAAGATGTGGTTTACTGACGACGACAGACTGGTGCTGCAGACGCCAGAAGATCTCCAACTTGACCTGATGCGTGAGGTACCTGACGACCCAGACCGGGTCGACACGGCCCTCGCGCAACTTGAAGAGTACTTCGAGGCTGTCGACGAGTTCGGGAAGACCGATCATCCCGAGGCCGTCAAAGCCCAGATGTTCGAGGCGATTATCTGGTTCTTCTGGGCGCCATTCATTAACCGATACGCCAGCGTCTACAAGAGCCGCGGTATCGACCTCGATAAGTTCCTGCCGAGTCTCTACATCTACGGCGAACCCGGAAGTGGAAAGGGGACACTCGCGAGGTACGCGTTCCACCTGCTCTCGGACGGGCACGTCTCGGAGCCCGAAGATGGGGACAACCTCAACAAGACGGCTCTACGCTCCGTCCGGCAGGTAGACTCGGTGTTTCCGGTCGTCTTCGATGACATCAATCCGAGTGACCTCGATACCGAGGCCTATCTCAACTTCCGACAGAAGCACTGGACAGGGGACTCCGACTTCCCGGCGCTCGCGTTTATCAGCAACGACAATCTCCCTCGGTCTCGGATTCAGCACCGCGCCAAGACATTATATCTGGACGTCCAGTTCGATCAGACGCACAAGACGGCTGAGTACGCGAGTAAGCTCACGAAGCGGTCGAATCCCCTGTTCACATGGTTCGCACACGAGTTCCGCAACCGTGACATCGCGATTCGGGAGAAAGACGACGACACATTAGCGGAGGCGCGAAACGTCTTCGTTGATCTCTACGATGCGGCCGGCCGCGAACTGCCGGACTACTTCCCGCACCAACCAGCGGAGGAACGGTACGACCTCGGGAAATTCCTCTGGCAGGACGCTGTCGACGGTGACCTCGTTGAGTTCCAGCGGCGTAATGGCAAGCTGGTTGCCGAGTTTGACGAGTCGCTCGGTGTCTTCAGCTCTGTCCGGCAGTACGCTCGTTGCCTGCCAAACGAGGCGCGGGCGAGCAACGACGGCCATCAGGTCGTCATCAAGGAAGAAGACGCTGTGAGAGATTGGTTCCCGTTCGATATTGAGACGACTGACGGGCTGCTCTCACGGCTTCTCCGTTAA
- a CDS encoding Piwi domain-containing protein — protein sequence MTNSENTTDSDDADEQRRLHHSPVNGEGTYLMHSRGNKALENLTVKEYKLNVSPGVKQHEDVDRFTASAKYWLDQVHGVPVAQAGNLRVISITNLSRDVEVWGKSVSPEFVRHRTLDPAISEDNDDLKELVQSALRRAIPKDKYSFRFLNDVVRESPAFVAESGKFAAHPTYDLRVRITSDGVPLLHVESGHTLRATTTVDQLIDEGDDPSGMKVEHDTTHYDQRGSGELVGWSDSQYTDHIDDVGNSIYGLHEGDVEEEFREQLKEKDPRLLRIRYGNDTKYQLPHLLLPSPRLEQIEEQDRDFHQRYNEEKGLLPQRRHILASNFVEDLQVLPTVDIEFLPGPTNYGYELTRIRGESPRLVFGGENRHTMPRRGLVDHGVFNSPGQYRVGVLTPATSIFDEIREEFLPLLVRRLREIGAPAAVKNYTFELGDVSTYTEAAHSVDEDTDVVVAVVPDKEQADSLPGMEDPFDELKRSLMRRGIPSQMMMKPTIDELLAINASAGNFSFINALSAIVAKAGGTPWVIGDLPGPTDAFMGLDVTRDENNQHAGASASVVLNNGAVFAAESTTLQSGEKFQADHINQFIRDLVHDFASSHEENIRHVTILRDGKIHEQVDTIREGLSGMDIEFDMVGIRKTGQPRVTTHEDDEFKIADKGLGFVDTDREESILHPWGVPETTQDNQQGTPRTIGIVKDSGPTDLHTITEQVYWLTEMHFGSPARSTREPVPIKYADAAADYVRKGFVAPGEVIHGPAYL from the coding sequence ATGACGAACTCCGAAAACACCACAGACTCCGACGACGCCGACGAACAGCGACGTCTCCACCATTCCCCCGTGAATGGAGAAGGTACCTATTTGATGCACAGTCGCGGTAACAAGGCCCTCGAGAACCTCACAGTCAAAGAGTACAAGCTCAACGTGTCACCCGGCGTCAAGCAGCACGAAGATGTCGACCGCTTCACGGCTTCAGCCAAGTATTGGCTTGACCAAGTCCATGGCGTACCGGTCGCACAGGCCGGAAACCTCAGGGTGATTTCGATCACCAATCTCTCGCGAGACGTAGAGGTGTGGGGGAAGTCAGTCAGCCCGGAGTTCGTGCGCCATCGGACACTTGACCCGGCGATCTCGGAGGATAATGACGACCTCAAAGAGCTAGTACAGTCGGCACTCCGGCGTGCTATCCCTAAGGACAAGTACAGCTTTCGATTCCTCAACGACGTCGTTCGTGAATCACCGGCATTCGTCGCCGAAAGTGGGAAGTTCGCCGCTCACCCGACCTACGACCTTCGTGTCCGAATCACGTCCGACGGAGTTCCACTGTTACACGTCGAGTCTGGGCACACACTCCGAGCGACGACGACCGTCGACCAGCTGATTGACGAGGGTGACGACCCCAGCGGGATGAAGGTCGAGCATGACACGACTCACTACGATCAGCGAGGTAGTGGCGAGCTCGTGGGGTGGAGCGACAGTCAATACACGGATCATATAGACGATGTTGGGAACAGCATATACGGCCTTCACGAAGGCGACGTTGAGGAGGAATTCCGAGAGCAACTCAAAGAGAAAGACCCCCGCCTCCTTCGAATACGGTACGGAAACGATACCAAGTATCAGCTACCACATCTCCTCCTTCCAAGCCCGCGGTTAGAACAAATTGAAGAGCAAGACCGGGATTTCCACCAGCGTTACAACGAGGAGAAAGGTCTCCTACCACAGAGGCGGCATATTCTAGCGTCCAACTTCGTCGAGGATTTGCAGGTTCTGCCAACGGTCGACATAGAGTTCCTTCCGGGGCCGACAAACTACGGGTACGAACTCACGCGAATCCGAGGCGAATCACCTCGCCTAGTCTTCGGTGGCGAAAATCGGCATACTATGCCCCGAAGGGGTCTTGTTGACCACGGCGTGTTCAACTCACCGGGCCAGTATCGGGTTGGTGTGCTCACCCCAGCAACCTCGATATTCGACGAGATTCGCGAGGAGTTCCTCCCGTTGCTTGTACGGCGTCTGCGTGAGATTGGAGCACCAGCCGCGGTGAAGAACTACACCTTCGAACTGGGTGACGTATCGACCTACACTGAGGCGGCCCACAGTGTCGATGAAGATACCGATGTCGTAGTCGCGGTCGTTCCCGATAAGGAACAAGCAGACTCCTTGCCCGGGATGGAGGATCCATTTGACGAGTTGAAACGGTCGCTGATGCGCAGAGGAATCCCCTCGCAGATGATGATGAAACCCACAATCGATGAGTTACTTGCAATCAACGCTTCAGCCGGGAATTTCTCCTTCATCAACGCGCTCAGCGCTATTGTGGCCAAGGCTGGAGGGACTCCATGGGTGATAGGAGACCTGCCCGGGCCGACGGACGCATTCATGGGACTGGACGTGACGAGGGACGAAAACAACCAGCATGCAGGGGCGAGCGCGAGTGTCGTCCTCAATAATGGTGCCGTGTTCGCAGCCGAATCAACGACTCTCCAGTCCGGGGAAAAGTTCCAAGCCGATCACATCAATCAGTTCATCCGCGATTTGGTTCACGATTTCGCCAGCTCCCACGAGGAAAACATTAGGCATGTCACCATTCTTCGTGACGGGAAAATACACGAGCAGGTGGACACAATTCGTGAAGGACTGAGCGGGATGGACATCGAATTCGACATGGTGGGCATTCGAAAGACCGGCCAGCCGCGCGTTACCACTCACGAGGACGATGAGTTCAAGATCGCGGACAAGGGGTTGGGATTCGTTGATACTGACCGAGAAGAATCGATACTCCACCCGTGGGGTGTCCCCGAAACGACGCAGGATAACCAACAGGGAACGCCACGCACGATTGGGATCGTGAAAGACAGTGGCCCGACCGACCTTCACACAATCACAGAACAAGTGTACTGGCTCACAGAGATGCACTTCGGGAGCCCTGCTCGCAGTACGCGGGAGCCCGTTCCAATCAAATACGCTGACGCCGCTGCAGACTACGTTCGGAAAGGATTTGTCGCACCCGGTGAGGTAATCCACGGGCCGGCGTATCTATAA
- a CDS encoding tyrosine-type recombinase/integrase — translation MVEARRIPGAAVKPHEPYVEEFGERNAEILSGFRASMKRTQAEGSAQTWISGAVTCARWLEEHYGINLEEANRSDLDDYLEYISGEFESTETLGGKLDSVRHLYDWMYRKGVVDDDPTTAFDWENYVNGKSRTLQAEALNQNKDYVAIPREEVEELWQDDALPSPALRNEILIRLLWYTGMRSSEIVRVKIGDIDRDEGRIRIYAKKTDDYRDVWYPVNRMEPLLNEWLGYRRSALSPYADESPYLLLTHQAEQMRASHVSRIVKDAARNAGINEVLYVDAAGKKRWKVTGHTLRHSFATHHANVLETPIHILQDVMGHDKIETTRKYISEDKEAQRRAMQEPWE, via the coding sequence ATGGTTGAGGCGCGTCGGATTCCGGGAGCCGCCGTCAAGCCGCACGAGCCCTACGTCGAGGAGTTCGGCGAGCGGAACGCCGAGATTCTGAGTGGGTTCCGAGCCTCGATGAAGCGTACACAGGCAGAGGGGAGTGCGCAGACGTGGATCAGCGGCGCGGTGACGTGCGCCCGGTGGCTCGAGGAGCACTACGGCATCAATCTCGAGGAGGCGAACCGGTCTGACCTCGACGACTACCTCGAGTACATCAGCGGCGAGTTCGAGAGTACGGAGACGCTCGGGGGGAAACTCGACAGCGTGCGCCACCTCTATGACTGGATGTACAGGAAGGGGGTTGTTGACGACGACCCGACGACTGCGTTCGACTGGGAGAACTATGTCAACGGGAAGTCCCGCACCTTGCAGGCGGAGGCGCTGAACCAGAACAAGGATTACGTCGCCATCCCGCGGGAGGAAGTCGAAGAGTTGTGGCAGGACGACGCTCTCCCGTCACCGGCTCTGCGCAACGAGATCCTTATCCGGTTGCTGTGGTACACGGGGATGCGTTCGTCCGAGATCGTGCGCGTCAAAATCGGCGACATCGACCGTGACGAGGGCCGAATCCGGATTTACGCCAAGAAGACGGATGACTACCGCGACGTGTGGTACCCGGTCAATCGGATGGAGCCGCTGCTGAACGAGTGGTTGGGTTACAGGCGGTCGGCGTTGTCACCTTACGCGGACGAGTCGCCCTACCTGTTGTTGACACATCAGGCGGAGCAGATGCGGGCGTCGCACGTGTCGCGGATCGTCAAGGACGCGGCGCGGAATGCGGGAATCAACGAGGTGTTGTACGTTGACGCAGCGGGGAAGAAGCGGTGGAAGGTCACTGGCCACACCCTTCGGCACTCGTTCGCGACACACCACGCAAACGTGCTGGAGACGCCGATCCACATTCTGCAGGACGTGATGGGGCACGACAAGATCGAGACGACGCGGAAGTACATCAGCGAGGACAAGGAGGCGCAGCGTCGCGCGATGCAGGAGCCGTGGGAGTGA